A portion of the Agrobacterium tumefaciens genome contains these proteins:
- the cydD gene encoding thiol reductant ABC exporter subunit CydD has translation MSAEIRQSANGDDADCPVPAAVSPDKARRRFFGKSTNDKGVGMAEIAKAPAVGRSVALLHVLPALLWLPQAGLLAFSVGNIADGAPITAILPAAVAVLILGLIKAWLEKVAARLSFRAARAALSRRRLQALHAVAEVSPLDLARTASGEAASVIAEAAEALVPYFSRFQPARMKATIVPLVFVLAVLPFTWIAALVLLLSMPTIPLFMALIGWQAKAASEKQLAETGNMNAFLLDRLRGLETIRALAAVDLTAGRLRTDAENLKKRTMAVLRIAFLSSAVLELFAALGVAMTAVYIGFHLLGFLDFGAWGEKLTLAEGLFILLLAPAFFEPLRELSAVWHDRAAGEAALGALDTLTRAGKAIVGEGKEVAMAPFPTPGLVELANLSFAYPNAPPVIRNLNLAVQSGETVAILGPSGCGKSTVLSLIAGLAEADSGTIGIGGVTLGHATADGLRKTIGWVSQKPFFFAGSLKANIRFGRAGVSEGMVDETLRCTGLDALSKARRHLPIGDGGYGISGGEAVRLAIARAFADPATQLVLVDEPTAHLDRETAALVTENLLQLAKGRTLIVATHDPVLAARMDRVVDMTTIHSRGQS, from the coding sequence ATGTCCGCAGAAATCCGGCAATCCGCCAATGGCGATGATGCAGACTGTCCAGTTCCAGCGGCGGTCTCTCCCGATAAGGCACGGCGGCGCTTCTTCGGTAAATCCACCAATGACAAGGGTGTCGGTATGGCGGAAATCGCGAAGGCACCCGCGGTAGGAAGATCGGTCGCCCTGCTGCATGTCCTGCCGGCTCTGCTCTGGTTGCCGCAGGCGGGTTTGCTTGCATTTTCGGTCGGAAACATTGCCGACGGTGCGCCGATAACGGCGATCCTGCCGGCGGCCGTGGCTGTTCTCATTCTCGGTCTCATCAAGGCATGGCTGGAAAAAGTTGCCGCGAGACTGTCGTTTCGCGCCGCGCGTGCCGCCCTTTCGCGGCGGCGGCTGCAAGCGCTTCATGCCGTTGCGGAGGTGTCGCCGCTTGATCTGGCGCGCACGGCCTCCGGCGAGGCGGCAAGCGTCATCGCGGAGGCAGCCGAAGCGCTGGTACCATATTTCTCCAGGTTCCAGCCTGCGCGGATGAAAGCTACCATTGTACCCTTGGTTTTCGTGCTGGCAGTCCTGCCATTTACCTGGATTGCGGCGCTTGTTCTGCTGCTTTCCATGCCCACTATCCCGCTTTTCATGGCGCTGATCGGCTGGCAGGCGAAGGCTGCCAGTGAAAAGCAGCTGGCCGAGACCGGCAACATGAATGCTTTCCTGCTCGATCGCCTGCGCGGTCTGGAAACGATCCGCGCACTGGCAGCCGTTGATCTGACCGCTGGACGCCTGCGCACGGACGCAGAGAACCTCAAGAAGCGGACGATGGCTGTCCTGCGGATCGCCTTTCTGTCCTCGGCGGTGCTGGAGCTTTTCGCTGCCCTCGGCGTTGCCATGACCGCCGTTTATATCGGTTTCCATCTGCTCGGTTTTCTCGATTTCGGCGCGTGGGGCGAGAAGCTGACACTTGCCGAGGGGCTGTTCATCCTGCTTCTGGCGCCTGCCTTTTTCGAACCGCTGCGGGAGTTGTCCGCCGTCTGGCACGACCGCGCAGCCGGCGAGGCGGCGCTGGGCGCGCTCGACACATTGACGCGGGCTGGCAAAGCCATCGTGGGTGAGGGTAAGGAGGTCGCAATGGCCCCTTTTCCGACGCCCGGTCTGGTGGAGTTGGCTAATCTCTCCTTCGCCTATCCGAATGCTCCGCCTGTCATTCGGAATCTAAATCTTGCGGTCCAGTCAGGTGAGACAGTCGCGATTCTTGGGCCTTCCGGTTGTGGTAAATCCACTGTACTCTCCTTGATTGCCGGTTTGGCCGAGGCTGACAGCGGTACAATAGGGATCGGGGGCGTAACGCTTGGTCATGCGACTGCCGATGGACTGCGCAAGACAATCGGCTGGGTCAGCCAGAAGCCGTTCTTTTTTGCCGGTTCCCTGAAGGCGAACATTCGCTTTGGCCGCGCCGGTGTCAGCGAAGGCATGGTCGATGAGACGCTGCGCTGCACCGGGCTGGATGCATTGTCGAAAGCACGCCGGCATCTGCCTATAGGAGACGGTGGCTATGGTATTTCGGGCGGGGAGGCGGTGCGCCTCGCCATTGCGCGTGCTTTCGCAGATCCTGCGACGCAGCTTGTTCTGGTCGATGAACCGACAGCGCATCTTGACCGGGAGACGGCTGCGCTCGTGACCGAAAACCTGCTGCAACTCGCAAAAGGCAGGACATTGATCGTCGCAACCCATGATCCTGTGCTCGCCGCGCGCATGGACAGGGTCGTGGATATGACGACGATCCATTCGAGGGGGCAGTCATGA
- the cydC gene encoding thiol reductant ABC exporter subunit CydC, translated as MIARFAILKPVISLFWSARRGMLLVGAVLAATTVLAGIGLLGVSGWFITATAIAGLVPATAYAFDVFAPSAAIRLLALSRTAARYGERMTTHEATLSVLAALREKLFRGFAAPQAAKHLEARPARLLNRLTADIDALDSLYLRVLVPAAVAILAAIATGIGLALLNPLAGVLAALFLIAAGLGISVRSALTAEKFARRRAIGLEALRARTADLVNGQVELLTTARLSAQVAAIERADNYLLACDDRLNRIETNAGFSFGISAAVLLSAALLGMAWLAEQDVVTAPTAALGLLVCFAALEPFTALRRGAMELGRTLFSARRIAPRLSAEAAANCPRVPAMGLVAELDGVRLERDGNENPVLTNINLAIAAGETIAIIGPSGAGKTSLIQLLAGEVQPAAGRVSALPCSLMTQRSQLFRDSIADNLRLAKPAATERELWDALQSAGLGEHVKTLAAGLDTRLGEAGQGLSGGQSRRLALARFLLRDKPLWLLDEVTEGLDGETARDVLGRLFARAEGKTVVMITHNRREAEFADRIIVLREGRQLDQCQSGTPEYDVMLQTLRPD; from the coding sequence ATGATCGCGCGTTTTGCCATATTGAAACCTGTTATTTCCCTGTTCTGGTCGGCGCGCCGCGGCATGCTGCTCGTTGGCGCGGTTCTGGCAGCAACCACGGTGCTGGCGGGTATAGGCCTTCTCGGCGTTTCCGGCTGGTTCATTACTGCGACCGCGATTGCCGGTCTGGTCCCCGCGACGGCCTATGCTTTCGACGTCTTTGCGCCATCGGCGGCCATCCGTCTGCTGGCGTTGTCACGCACCGCTGCCCGTTATGGCGAACGCATGACCACCCATGAGGCGACGCTGTCCGTGCTTGCAGCGCTTCGCGAAAAGCTGTTTCGTGGCTTTGCCGCACCGCAGGCGGCGAAACATCTGGAGGCGAGGCCCGCCCGCCTGCTGAACCGGCTGACTGCGGATATCGACGCGCTGGATTCGCTTTATCTGCGCGTGCTGGTACCCGCCGCCGTCGCAATCCTCGCCGCAATCGCAACAGGCATCGGTCTTGCCCTCCTCAATCCGCTTGCGGGCGTTCTGGCGGCCCTCTTCCTCATTGCGGCGGGTCTTGGCATTTCAGTGCGCTCGGCGTTGACGGCGGAAAAATTTGCGCGTCGCCGGGCAATCGGGCTTGAAGCGCTTCGTGCCCGCACGGCGGACTTGGTCAACGGACAGGTGGAATTGCTCACGACTGCCCGTCTCTCCGCGCAGGTTGCGGCGATTGAACGGGCCGACAATTATCTGCTCGCCTGCGATGACCGCTTGAACCGGATCGAAACCAATGCCGGTTTTTCATTCGGCATCTCAGCGGCGGTTCTTTTGAGTGCGGCTCTCCTCGGCATGGCCTGGCTTGCGGAGCAGGACGTTGTGACCGCGCCGACTGCCGCCCTCGGCCTGCTTGTCTGTTTCGCCGCGCTGGAGCCCTTCACGGCGCTGCGCCGTGGTGCAATGGAACTCGGGCGCACGCTTTTTTCGGCAAGACGCATTGCGCCGCGTCTTTCCGCCGAGGCAGCCGCCAACTGTCCGCGCGTGCCTGCCATGGGCCTGGTGGCTGAGCTTGATGGTGTGCGGCTGGAGCGGGATGGGAACGAAAATCCTGTCCTGACGAATATCAACCTTGCAATCGCCGCCGGAGAGACGATTGCGATTATCGGGCCGAGCGGTGCAGGCAAGACCAGCCTCATCCAGCTTCTGGCTGGTGAAGTGCAACCGGCGGCGGGCAGGGTCAGCGCTTTGCCTTGCTCGCTCATGACGCAGAGAAGTCAGCTTTTCCGAGACAGCATCGCTGATAATCTGAGGCTGGCAAAACCTGCCGCGACCGAGCGTGAACTGTGGGATGCCCTGCAATCGGCAGGCCTTGGCGAGCATGTCAAAACCTTGGCCGCAGGGCTGGATACGAGACTTGGCGAGGCGGGGCAGGGTCTCTCCGGCGGTCAGTCACGACGGCTCGCCCTTGCCCGTTTCCTTCTACGCGACAAACCACTCTGGCTTCTCGACGAGGTGACGGAAGGGCTGGACGGGGAAACCGCCCGTGACGTGCTCGGCCGGCTGTTTGCAAGGGCGGAAGGCAAGACTGTCGTGATGATAACCCACAATCGCCGTGAGGCGGAATTTGCCGATCGCATCATCGTGCTGAGAGAGGGGCGCCAACTTGATCAATGTCAAAGCGGCACCCCGGAATACGACGTAATGCTGCAAACATTGCGTCCGGACTGA
- a CDS encoding cytochrome ubiquinol oxidase subunit I: MELDIVALSRLQFAVTALYHFLFVPLTIGLSVVIAIMETVYVMTGRTIWRQMTKFWGTLFGINFVLGVSTGIVMEFQFGMNWSYYSHYVGDIFGAPLAIEGMMAFFLEATFVGLFFFGWDKLSKLGHLIATWCVAIGSNFSALWILIANGWMQNPTGSAFNPQTMRMEVTDFFAVLMNPVAQAKFVHTVSAGYVTASIFVLGVSAWYVLKGRHVDLAKRSMTVAASFGLAAALSVVVLGDESGYLSTEHQKMKLASIEAMWETEPAPAPFTAIGFPDQEARETHFAVKIPWVMGLIGTRSLDTEIPGINDLVELAKTRIRDGIKAYDALMQIRATGKGAELPEEVRGTFAELGHELGYALLLKRYVDDPRQATEEQIAKAAADTIPHVPTLFWAFRIMVGLGMFFILLTATFFYLSARRRLDHYPFLLKVAVFAIPLPWIAAEMGWVVAEFGRQPWIIEGVLPTAAAVSSLSASTVLITLLCFIAIYTVLFIVEMGLMLKAIRKGPDPDHEPEAPLVPEKLVAAE; this comes from the coding sequence ATGGAACTCGACATCGTGGCGCTATCGCGCCTGCAATTCGCTGTTACCGCTTTATATCACTTTCTATTCGTTCCCCTGACGATCGGACTGTCCGTGGTGATCGCCATCATGGAAACGGTCTATGTCATGACCGGCCGCACTATCTGGCGGCAGATGACGAAATTCTGGGGTACATTGTTCGGCATCAACTTCGTACTTGGTGTTTCCACCGGCATCGTCATGGAATTCCAGTTCGGCATGAACTGGAGTTATTACAGCCACTATGTCGGCGATATCTTCGGTGCGCCGCTAGCGATCGAAGGGATGATGGCTTTCTTTCTGGAAGCCACCTTCGTCGGTCTGTTCTTTTTCGGCTGGGACAAGCTGTCCAAGCTCGGCCATCTCATCGCAACATGGTGCGTGGCGATCGGCTCGAACTTCTCGGCGTTGTGGATATTGATCGCCAATGGCTGGATGCAGAACCCGACGGGATCGGCCTTCAACCCCCAGACCATGCGCATGGAGGTGACGGATTTCTTCGCGGTGCTGATGAACCCTGTCGCCCAGGCGAAGTTCGTGCACACGGTTTCTGCGGGTTATGTCACTGCCTCCATCTTCGTGCTCGGCGTTTCCGCCTGGTACGTGCTGAAAGGCCGCCATGTCGATCTCGCCAAACGGTCTATGACGGTTGCCGCTTCTTTCGGCCTGGCTGCTGCACTGTCGGTCGTCGTGCTGGGTGATGAAAGCGGTTATCTTTCGACCGAACACCAGAAGATGAAGCTCGCCTCGATCGAAGCCATGTGGGAAACGGAACCGGCACCCGCCCCCTTTACCGCCATCGGTTTTCCTGATCAGGAAGCCCGCGAGACGCATTTCGCCGTGAAAATTCCGTGGGTGATGGGCCTTATCGGCACGCGCTCGCTGGACACCGAAATCCCCGGCATCAACGATCTGGTGGAACTCGCAAAGACCCGCATCCGCGATGGCATCAAGGCCTATGATGCGCTGATGCAGATACGTGCCACCGGCAAGGGCGCGGAACTGCCCGAAGAAGTGCGTGGCACCTTTGCGGAACTCGGCCACGAGCTTGGTTACGCCCTGTTGCTGAAACGTTATGTCGACGATCCGCGCCAGGCGACGGAGGAGCAGATTGCCAAGGCCGCCGCCGATACCATCCCGCATGTGCCGACGCTGTTCTGGGCGTTCCGCATCATGGTCGGTCTTGGCATGTTCTTCATCCTGTTGACGGCGACCTTCTTTTATCTCTCGGCACGGCGCCGGCTGGATCACTATCCGTTCTTGCTGAAGGTGGCCGTCTTCGCCATTCCGCTGCCGTGGATTGCTGCGGAAATGGGCTGGGTGGTCGCGGAATTCGGCCGTCAGCCATGGATCATCGAAGGCGTGCTGCCGACGGCCGCCGCCGTCTCCAGCCTCAGCGCTTCAACGGTTCTGATTACGCTTCTCTGCTTCATCGCCATCTATACGGTGCTGTTCATCGTCGAAATGGGGCTGATGCTGAAGGCGATCCGCAAGGGGCCGGATCCGGATCACGAGCCGGAAGCGCCGCTCGTTCCTGAAAAACTCGTCGCTGCGGAGTAA
- the cydB gene encoding cytochrome d ubiquinol oxidase subunit II gives MILHQLIDYEVLRVIWWLLLGVVLIGFAVTGGFDLGTGALLPFVAKTDLERRVVINSIGPVWEGNQVWLILGGGAIFAAWPPLYAVSFSGFYLAMFATLFALILRPVGFKYRSKRESTTWRNTWDWALFVGGFVPALIFGVAIGNVLQGVPFRFNDDLRIFYDGTTLFELLNPYAILCGLVSVCMLVMHGAAWLVLKTEGPVAARARSFGSIAALATTVLFALGGVLLWLGIDGYRFTSEVVTDGPSNPLSKTVEVASGVWFANYAAHPWMMLAPALGLAFPLVAFLLLRGGREVLALLSSSLAIFGIISTVGLTMFPFILPSSIDPKSSLTVWDASSSHMTLFIMLVVALIFIPIIVAYTSWVYRVLWGKVDEKAIREDSGHAY, from the coding sequence ATGATATTGCATCAACTCATCGACTACGAAGTCCTCCGCGTCATCTGGTGGCTGCTGCTTGGCGTGGTGCTGATCGGTTTTGCCGTGACCGGCGGTTTCGATCTTGGCACGGGCGCGCTGCTGCCTTTCGTTGCGAAAACGGATCTCGAGCGGCGTGTCGTCATCAATTCCATCGGCCCGGTATGGGAAGGCAATCAGGTCTGGCTCATCCTTGGCGGCGGCGCCATCTTCGCCGCGTGGCCGCCGCTTTATGCGGTGTCGTTTTCAGGTTTTTACCTGGCGATGTTCGCCACACTGTTTGCGCTGATCCTGCGGCCGGTGGGGTTCAAATACCGCTCCAAGCGCGAGAGTACGACATGGCGCAATACCTGGGATTGGGCGCTGTTTGTCGGTGGCTTTGTTCCCGCCCTGATTTTCGGTGTGGCGATCGGCAATGTGCTGCAGGGCGTGCCCTTCCGCTTCAACGATGACCTCAGGATTTTTTACGACGGCACGACTTTGTTCGAGCTTCTCAACCCTTACGCAATCCTTTGCGGCCTCGTTTCTGTTTGCATGCTGGTGATGCATGGTGCGGCCTGGCTGGTGCTGAAGACCGAAGGGCCGGTCGCTGCGCGTGCCCGCAGTTTCGGCAGTATTGCAGCACTTGCCACCACAGTTCTCTTTGCGCTTGGTGGCGTATTGTTGTGGCTCGGTATCGACGGGTATCGCTTCACCTCGGAAGTTGTGACCGACGGTCCGTCCAATCCGTTGTCAAAGACGGTCGAGGTCGCAAGCGGCGTCTGGTTTGCGAATTACGCGGCCCATCCATGGATGATGCTGGCACCGGCGCTCGGTCTTGCCTTCCCGCTCGTCGCCTTCCTGTTGTTAAGGGGCGGGCGTGAGGTGCTGGCGCTGCTTTCCAGTTCGCTTGCCATATTCGGCATCATCTCGACGGTCGGTCTGACGATGTTTCCCTTCATCCTGCCCTCTTCGATCGATCCGAAATCGAGCCTGACGGTCTGGGACGCATCGTCGAGCCATATGACGCTATTCATCATGCTGGTCGTCGCCCTCATCTTCATCCCCATCATCGTCGCTTACACCTCATGGGTCTATCGCGTGCTGTGGGGCAAAGTGGATGAAAAGGCGATCCGTGAAGACAGCGGCCACGCTTATTAA
- the cydX gene encoding cytochrome bd-I oxidase subunit CydX: MWYFAWLLGLPLAAIFAVMNAMWYELMEENARKAGAKPEK; the protein is encoded by the coding sequence ATGTGGTATTTCGCCTGGCTGCTCGGCCTGCCTCTCGCCGCCATTTTCGCCGTCATGAACGCCATGTGGTATGAGCTGATGGAAGAAAACGCCAGAAAGGCCGGGGCCAAGCCGGAAAAATAA
- a CDS encoding DUF3597 domain-containing protein: MSFFDKIKNAIFGKAEAAPQTSAPAGAPTTGASPAAPAQPAAPAPTAAAPASTGSVDVASILDAAVKQNGQKLDWKHSIVDLLKALDLDSSLTARKELASELGYTGDTSDSATMNIWLHKAVIKKLSENGGKVPAELLH; this comes from the coding sequence ATGAGCTTTTTCGACAAGATCAAGAACGCGATTTTTGGCAAGGCAGAGGCTGCACCGCAGACTTCGGCGCCAGCTGGCGCGCCCACGACAGGCGCAAGCCCGGCCGCTCCGGCTCAGCCAGCAGCACCCGCACCGACAGCCGCTGCTCCGGCATCCACCGGCAGCGTCGATGTCGCATCCATTCTGGACGCGGCGGTCAAGCAGAACGGGCAGAAACTCGACTGGAAACATTCGATCGTCGATCTTCTGAAAGCGCTCGATCTGGACAGCAGCCTAACCGCTCGCAAGGAACTGGCAAGCGAACTCGGCTATACCGGTGATACCTCGGACTCAGCCACAATGAACATCTGGCTGCACAAGGCTGTCATCAAGAAGCTGTCTGAAAACGGCGGCAAGGTTCCGGCAGAACTTCTGCATTGA